A stretch of Streptococcus sp. oral taxon 061 DNA encodes these proteins:
- a CDS encoding DUF5960 family protein → MTRKELYENKLQMDYFSDDYIRFEEDFQKYSAMNVPLTFLIDDILRTMAINQKDYFVLNKENTKDGREHRFYFRVKMEKDCPRTRTYAYLGLKQNCL, encoded by the coding sequence ATGACTAGAAAAGAGCTTTATGAAAATAAATTGCAGATGGACTATTTCTCAGATGACTACATTCGTTTTGAGGAAGATTTTCAAAAATACTCTGCCATGAATGTGCCCCTGACTTTTTTGATTGACGACATCCTACGAACCATGGCTATTAACCAAAAGGACTACTTTGTCTTGAATAAGGAAAATACCAAGGACGGCAGGGAGCATCGGTTTTATTTTAGGGTGAAGATGGAAAAAGATTGTCCACGTACTCGAACCTATGCTTATCTTGGGCTGAAACAAAACTGCCTGTAG